CTCACCTCATGACATCTTGGCGGGAGTGGATCGCCTCCGACCCTGGGGTGCTGGGCGGTAAGCCCGTGGTCCGAGGCACGCGCCTTTCGGTGGCTTTCCTCCTGGGCCTCCTTGCCCAGGGATGGAGCCGGGAGGAGATCCTCGCCAACTACCCCCAACTCCCACCGGAAGGGCTCCAGGCCGCTTTAGCCTTCGCCCAAGAGGTCCTGGAGGAGGAAAGGCTCTTTGCGCTTTCTCGCTGACGAGAACCTTCCCCTGGCCAGCGTACACTTGCTCCGCAACCGCGGCTTTGTGGTTCTTGCCGTGGTAGAAACCTCCCCTGGGATCCCCGACGGAGAAGTATGGGCGCTGGCAGCCAAGCACGACGCTGTCCTGCTCACCCTGGACCTGGACTTCGGGCAGCTTTACCGGTCCTCCAGCGAGTGCCCCTTTTGAGGCCCCGTTGGGGCATTTAGGCCAGCCGCTCCTCCAAAGCCCCTTCCGCCTCCACCCAGAGGGGGCCGAAGGGCTCTTCCTGGTGTAGCCGCACCAGGCCCAGCCGGTGGGCCTCCAAGAGGGCGGCGAAGCCCACCACCCACTCCCCCCAGCCCCGCAGGGGCAGAAGGTGGAAGGCCACCCGCCCCCTCAGGAAACCCTTCAGCCGCTCCCAGGCCTCCTTTAGGCCGAAGCCCTCCCGGGGCAG
The Thermus thermamylovorans genome window above contains:
- a CDS encoding DUF433 domain-containing protein; translated protein: MTSWREWIASDPGVLGGKPVVRGTRLSVAFLLGLLAQGWSREEILANYPQLPPEGLQAALAFAQEVLEEERLFALSR
- a CDS encoding DUF5615 family PIN-like protein; this encodes MRFLADENLPLASVHLLRNRGFVVLAVVETSPGIPDGEVWALAAKHDAVLLTLDLDFGQLYRSSSECPF